Genomic segment of Myxococcus stipitatus:
CCTGTTTATAAGTTGGTCACACAACCAACAAACAAGACCACCATGCCTCGTCCGTCCAACACCGAAGAGCGCCGGCAGCAAATCGTCCTGGGGCTGCTGCGAGTGATGTCCGAGCGCGGCTACGAGCGGGCCTCCGTCAACGAAATCGCGAAGGCCGCGGGGCTGAGCCCGGGGCTCGTGCACTACCACTTCAGCGACAAGCAGGAGATCCTCCTCGTGCTGGTGGAGCAGCTCGCGGCCCGTGCGCGAGAGCGGGTGGCCAGGCGCGTCGCCCGCATCGCTCCGGAGGACGCCCGCGGCAAGGTGGAGGCGTTCCTGGACGCATTCCTCGCGACGGGCGCGGACGCGGACCCGAGCGCGGTGGCGGGCTGGGTCACCATCAGCGCGGAAGCCATCCGGCAGCCCGAGGTCCGCGCCGCCTACGAGCAGGTGGTGCGCGCGGACCTGGAGCTGCTCGAGGGGCTGGTCGCGTCCGTCGTCGGCAAGCGGCGCGCGCGCGCCTTGTCGGTGGGTCTCTTCGCCGCGGTGCAGGGCTACTTCGTGCTCTCCGCGAGCGCACCGGGGCTCGTCCCCTCGGGCTCGGCCGCCAACACCGTGAAGCAGATGGCCGCGGGGCTGCTCGACACGGTGAGCGCGAAGGAGGGCGCATGAAGACGCCCGTGAAGCTGGGGCTCCTGTCGAGCCTCTATCTCTCCCAGGGCCTGCCGTTCGGCTTCTTCACCCAGGCGCTCCCGGTGCTGCTGCGGCACCAGGGCCTCTCGCTGCCGGCCATCGGACTTGCGCACCTGCTCGCGCTGCCCTGGGCCCTGAAGTTCCTCTGGGCGCCGTCCATGGACCGGCATGGCTCGGCCCGCTGGGGACTGCGCCGAGGCTACATCCTCCCGTTGCAGTGCCTGAGCGCGGGCCTGCTGCTGTCGCTCGCGCTGCCCGAGTCCACCGTGGACACGCACTGGCTGCTCGCCGCGGTGCTCGGCGTCAACCTGCTCGCGGCGACCCAGGACGTCGCGACGGATGGCCTCGCGGTGACGCTGCTCTCCCCTTCCGAGCGAGGCTGGGGCAACGGCGTGCAGGTGGCCGCGTATCGCGTGGGGATGATTCTGGGCGGAGGCCTCATGCTCGCCGTCTTCGACGCCGCGGGCTGGCGCCCCACCCTCCTGGCGCTGGGCCTGATCCTCCTCGTCGCCACCGTGCCCATCGCGCTCTACCGCGAGCCCGTCACCGAGCCCCCTCCCCGCGCGAGCCTGGGCCTCCAGTGGTGGCTGCGACGGCCCGGCGCCGCGACGTGGCTCACCCTGCTCGGGGTCTACAAGGCGGGAGAAGCGCTGGCCACGGGCATGCTGCGCACCTTCCTGGTGGACCGGGGCCTGTCGCTCACGGACATCGCCTGGATGCTGGGCGGGGTGGGCTTCACGGCGGGACTCCTGGGCGCACTCGCGGGAGGCAGCCTCGTGGCGAGGCTGGGGCGGAAACGGGCCTTGCTCCTCTTCGGCTTCGTCCAGGCCACGGCCGTGCTGCTGTACGCAGTCGTGGCGAGCACCCCTTCGTCCATGGCGTGGCTGACGGTGGTCTGCGCCGTGGAGCACATCGCCAGCGGCATGGCCACGGCCACGCTCTTCACCGCGATGATGGATGCCTGCCGCACCGAGCACGCCGCCACCGACTACACGGTGCAGGCCTCGCTCGTGGTGATTGCCACGGGCGCGGCGGCGGCGCTCAGTGGCTTCAGCGCGCAGGCGCTCGGCTACCCCGGACACTTCGTCCTCGCGGCCCTGCTCTGTGTCGCCGGTACGCTCTACGTCCCCTTCGCCCTCCGTCCAACCCAGGCGCCCCACACCCCCGCGCCCGAGGTGTCGCCATGACCATCGCCGTCTACGCAGGCAGCTTCGACCCCGTCACCGCGGGACACCTGTCCGTGGTCCGTCAGGCAGCGCGGCTGTTCGGACACGTGGTGGTCGTCGTGGCCATCAACCCCGCGAAGAACACGCTGCTGTCGCCCGACGAGCGCGTGGCCCTGGTGCGGGAAGCCGTGGCCATGCACCCCAACGTCTCGGTGGCATGGACCGAGGGGCTCATCGTCGACTACGCGCGAGCCATCGGCGCCAGCGTCCTCCTGCGCGGCGTGCGCGGCGCCACCGATGCGCAGTTCGAGACGGAACTCGCCCAGAACAACCGCGCGCTCGCGCCCGAAATCTCCACCCTCTTCCTCCCCGCGGAGGCCCACCTCGCCGAGGTGAGCAGCAGCGGCCTCAAGCAGCGCGTCTCGCGAGGCGAGGACGTTTCGGCCTTCTGTCCGCCCACGGTCGCGGCGAAGCTGCGCGAGCGACTCGACCCGTCCCTTCGGAGCCAGCCATGAGCCTGTCCTTCATTCCCCTGGGCGTCGGGGATGCCTTCTCCGCCCTCCACTACTCGTCCTGTCTCGCGGTGGAGGCCGAGGACCAGGTGCTCCTGGTGGACTGCCCGCACCCCATCCGGAAGATGATGCGCGAGGCCTCGCTCGCCACCGGCGTCCCGCTCGACGTGGACCGCGTCAGCGCCGTGGCCCTCACCCACCTCCACGCGGACCACGCCTCCGGCCTGGAGAGCATGGGCTACTTCTCCTTCTTCGTCCTGCGCCGGAAGCTGGAGCTGCTCGCGCACCCCGCAGTGGCGGAGCGGCTCTGGGAGGGCCACCTGGCCGCCGGCATGGAGTGCCTCATCGAGAAGCGCGGCGAGGCCCCCAACGACAAGCACTTCGACGACTACTTCGAGCACACGCCGCTCTCCACCGAGGCCGCCGTGCGGCACGGCCCCTTCCTCATCGAGTCGCGCATGACGTACCACCACGTGCCCACCACCGCGCTGCGCATCCACGCGGGGGGCAGGTGCCTGGGCTACAGCGCGGACACCGCCTTCGACGAGGGGCTCATCCACTGGCTGTCGCGCGCGGACCTGGTCATCCACGAGACGAACTACGGCGTCCACACGCCCTACGAGAAGCTGGCCGCGCTGCCCGCGGACCTGCGCTCCCGCATGCGCCTCATCCACTACCCGGATGACTTCGACACCGAGGCCAGCGTCATCGAGCCCCTGCGCCAGGGCCGCCGCTACACCGTGTAGGCCCCGAGCGCCCGAGCCCCGGGCGCCCGAAACCCCTGCGACCGGTTACTGCGAGAAGATGAGCAGCGAGTAGGGGCCGATGGCGAAGGACGCGTTGTTCGCCATGCCGTCCTTGGCCCCGCCATACGCCACCGTGTTCGCCGACGCGGTGTTGCCGAAGTCAGACGAGTACCCGTTCCAGTCGCTGTTGAAGCGCAGGTACCACGTGCCGGTGCGCGGGAAGCCGATGTTGTAGGTGGGGAAGTAGGTGCCGCTGAAGTTGGCGACAATCAGGACGTCGTCACCTGGTCCGCCACTGTCCCAGCGGTGATAGGCAATCACCTTGCTCGCGTTGTTGACGTGGTGGACGTTGACGTTGCCGCCTCGCAGGCCGCGCGTGTTGTTGTTCCAGTTCCGGCGCAGGCGGATGAGGTCGCGGTACAGGTCATGGATGCCGCCGTAGGTGCCGAGCTTGGCCCAGTCCACCGGGTCACCATCCGAGAAGAACCCGTCCTCCAGAATCTCCTGCCCCTGGAACAGCATGGGGATGCCCGGCGAGGTCAGCGTGATGCCCGCGGCCAGCGTGGAGCGCTTCTTCGCCGCCCAGCTCCCTGCGTTGCCGGGCCAGATCTCCTCCGGCACCCGGGCCTTGCCGTTGGCCACTTCATCGTGGCTCTCCGAGTAGATGACCCGCGCGTGCGCCCGTCCGCTGAAGCCCTGGGTAATCGCGTCGCGCACCGCGAACATGTTCCGGTTCGCGTCGTTCTGCTCGATGACCGCCGTGCGGATGGGATGCACGAACTCCGCCGACCACTGCGCATCGAACCCCGCGCCGCCCGCGAAGTCGGACGTGGCGTCGTTGGTGATGGAGTCGCCGCCGCCGAAGTCCTCGGCGATGGAAATCTTCCAGCCCTTGTTCGCGTTGATTTCGCGGTTGATGGAGCGGAACACCTGCCACGCTGGCGCGATGTCGCCCGTGCCGTCGATGGTGCGCATGTACTTCGTGGCATCCCAGCGCAGGCCGTCCGCCCGGAAGTTGTCGAGCAGGTTCATCATCGAGTCGCGGATGTACGCGCGCACCTCGGGGCGGCCGTAGTCCGGACGCGTGTTCCCCCACGGCGTCGACTTGCGGTTGTCGGTGAAGAAGTACTCCCCGCCGTTGTCCAGACAGTTGCCGCTGAAGCACCACATGGGCAGGTCGCTGGGCCCCCAGTGGTTGTGCACCACGTCGACGATGACGCCGATGCCCCGGTAGTGCGCCTCGTCGATGAAGCGCTTCATGTCGTTCGGATGCCCGTAGGCGCTCTCCGGCGCGAACGGGAAGGCGACGTTGTAGCCCCAGGAGAAGTCCCCGGCGAACTCATACGCCGGCATCACCTTCACCATGTTGATGCCCAGGTCCCGCAGGTAGTCGAGCTTCGCGATGGCGCTGTTCCAGTTGCCCGGCCCCCACCCCGGCGAGTCGTTGAACGTGCCCACGTGCATCTCGTAGATGACCATCTCGTGGAAGGCGGGCGTGCTGAACTGCTGCGCGTTCCACCAGTACTCGCCGTGGTCATAGATGATGCTGGCCTCGGTGGAGTTCACCTGCCACGCCGAGCGAGGGTCCGCGCGCCACTCGTCGTTCCCCCACGCGTTGCGGACGATGTACTTGTACTGCTGTCCCTTGACGGCGCCAGGCACGTCGCCAGAGAAGTTGCCGTTGCCCTCGCTGCCCAGCTCCAACCCGTTCCAGTTGCTGAACTGGCCCGCGACAAACACCTTGGAGGCCAGCGGTGCCCACACGCGGAACGTCGTGCCTCCGCCGTAGACCACCGCCCCCATGCCCGGCCGGCTCGAGACGTTGAGGCGCTGGA
This window contains:
- a CDS encoding TetR/AcrR family transcriptional regulator, which codes for MPRPSNTEERRQQIVLGLLRVMSERGYERASVNEIAKAAGLSPGLVHYHFSDKQEILLVLVEQLAARARERVARRVARIAPEDARGKVEAFLDAFLATGADADPSAVAGWVTISAEAIRQPEVRAAYEQVVRADLELLEGLVASVVGKRRARALSVGLFAAVQGYFVLSASAPGLVPSGSAANTVKQMAAGLLDTVSAKEGA
- a CDS encoding MFS transporter, whose protein sequence is MKTPVKLGLLSSLYLSQGLPFGFFTQALPVLLRHQGLSLPAIGLAHLLALPWALKFLWAPSMDRHGSARWGLRRGYILPLQCLSAGLLLSLALPESTVDTHWLLAAVLGVNLLAATQDVATDGLAVTLLSPSERGWGNGVQVAAYRVGMILGGGLMLAVFDAAGWRPTLLALGLILLVATVPIALYREPVTEPPPRASLGLQWWLRRPGAATWLTLLGVYKAGEALATGMLRTFLVDRGLSLTDIAWMLGGVGFTAGLLGALAGGSLVARLGRKRALLLFGFVQATAVLLYAVVASTPSSMAWLTVVCAVEHIASGMATATLFTAMMDACRTEHAATDYTVQASLVVIATGAAAALSGFSAQALGYPGHFVLAALLCVAGTLYVPFALRPTQAPHTPAPEVSP
- the coaD gene encoding pantetheine-phosphate adenylyltransferase, yielding MTIAVYAGSFDPVTAGHLSVVRQAARLFGHVVVVVAINPAKNTLLSPDERVALVREAVAMHPNVSVAWTEGLIVDYARAIGASVLLRGVRGATDAQFETELAQNNRALAPEISTLFLPAEAHLAEVSSSGLKQRVSRGEDVSAFCPPTVAAKLRERLDPSLRSQP
- a CDS encoding MBL fold metallo-hydrolase, producing MSLSFIPLGVGDAFSALHYSSCLAVEAEDQVLLVDCPHPIRKMMREASLATGVPLDVDRVSAVALTHLHADHASGLESMGYFSFFVLRRKLELLAHPAVAERLWEGHLAAGMECLIEKRGEAPNDKHFDDYFEHTPLSTEAAVRHGPFLIESRMTYHHVPTTALRIHAGGRCLGYSADTAFDEGLIHWLSRADLVIHETNYGVHTPYEKLAALPADLRSRMRLIHYPDDFDTEASVIEPLRQGRRYTV
- a CDS encoding alpha-amylase family glycosyl hydrolase, with the translated sequence MRRNMWSALLLAGVLGCGESALENPLGTKGGETGQVVQRLNVSSRPGMGAVVYGGGTTFRVWAPLASKVFVAGQFSNWNGLELGSEGNGNFSGDVPGAVKGQQYKYIVRNAWGNDEWRADPRSAWQVNSTEASIIYDHGEYWWNAQQFSTPAFHEMVIYEMHVGTFNDSPGWGPGNWNSAIAKLDYLRDLGINMVKVMPAYEFAGDFSWGYNVAFPFAPESAYGHPNDMKRFIDEAHYRGIGVIVDVVHNHWGPSDLPMWCFSGNCLDNGGEYFFTDNRKSTPWGNTRPDYGRPEVRAYIRDSMMNLLDNFRADGLRWDATKYMRTIDGTGDIAPAWQVFRSINREINANKGWKISIAEDFGGGDSITNDATSDFAGGAGFDAQWSAEFVHPIRTAVIEQNDANRNMFAVRDAITQGFSGRAHARVIYSESHDEVANGKARVPEEIWPGNAGSWAAKKRSTLAAGITLTSPGIPMLFQGQEILEDGFFSDGDPVDWAKLGTYGGIHDLYRDLIRLRRNWNNNTRGLRGGNVNVHHVNNASKVIAYHRWDSGGPGDDVLIVANFSGTYFPTYNIGFPRTGTWYLRFNSDWNGYSSDFGNTASANTVAYGGAKDGMANNASFAIGPYSLLIFSQ